ACCAGAAAGACGACTGCGAGGATCATTGCAGCTCCTCACCTTCACCAACATCTCCTTCAGCCACGATATAGGGAATTTGACGTTGAGTACAGATTGCACGGCAGCTTCCCAGCTATGCAACCTCGCCTCATCGACAGGATCATCCCCTACACGGGTGAGTTGGTATGCAATCTCCAAGAGATTCCTAGTCATGTAGCACAGGATAGGGACATCCAAAAGACCCTCCTTCGCCATATGACCACCACCACGCTCAACAATGTCTATATAGGTGGCAGCAAAAGCAGTTAGAACCCAGACGCCATGGACTAGGGTGTGGGTAGCGGGATCTACCCCGGCCTCGGCAACGCTCACTACCAAAGGGAAGCGAAACCACGCATCCTCAGAATCCTCCGTTACAACAGGGTTGGTCGTCACGCCAGCAACAAGAATATCAGTCTGCTTTTCCGAGAGAACAGACGAACTGCCGCCATCCACTCTAGTTCGTTTAGAAGACCCATCGACACCAGGAACCACGCGCCTGGTACCATCCATGTCGGGCTTCGTGGGTTCCTTTCGCTTCTTACTCATATCCTAGCGCCAGCCACAgtgtttaaaataaaataaatatatacaataataaTAGTATGTGTaataaaaggggggggggggggNNNNNNNNNNNNNNNNNNNNNNNNNNNNNNNNNNNNNNNNNNNNNNNNNNNNNNNNNNNNNNNNNNNNNNNNNNNNNNNNNNNNNNNNNNNNNNNNNNNNNNNNNNNNNNNNNNNNNNNNNNNNNNNNNNNNNNNNNNNNNNNNNNNNNNNNNNNNNNNNNNNNNNNNNNNNNNNNNNNNNNNNNNNNNNNNNNNNNNNNNNNNNNNNNNNNNNGAACCAACCTCGGGAATTGACGAGCCTAGCGGAGTATCATCAATTTTGGGACGAGACGCGGAGGAACTAGAAGACGATTCAGAGCCGCTGGTGGAGCCTGAAAATGAGAAATAAACACAATCACAAAACAACTTAGATTTATAAGAAAAGAGATGAGAGAGaggaataacaaaaaaaaagacacgtATTAAATAGGGAACTACCTGCAGGATCATTAATGGTTGGTGccacgtgggatgaggacccaccaaaGGCTGACCGGCTGGACCCAGAAGGACTCGTTGATTGCAGAACGACACTAGGAGATACTGGAAGTTCACCCCTGCCACGTACGGTCTCATCCCTAAGAGGGTGAACTGATGATACATGAAGGCGTGGCGTCACCCAACCATCCCCTATGGGGAGGCTAACCCATAGGTTCCTCAGATGATCCACAAACGAAAGAGTCGAGTTGACACTCATATCCTTGGGGGGCTGTGACGCGCTCCTCCGTTGACTTGGACGAGGCTGCAAAGGCACAGTATTAGCAGAGGAACAAGGGCGTGGGGCAGACGATTGGTTCGCCTCCCGCCTAGATTTCTTCTTTAGACTACTCTCAGTCCAGTCACACTCCGGCATATTCAAGTATTCCTCCATCACATAAGAAGGGGGCTTCTACCCTAGGCGACTGGAAGGAGGAGTTCCCTGAGGAAATGATTCCCGCCACCCATCTCGtcaaaataaaggaaaaaacgAAACGATAAATAGCGAAACACAAGGCGAAGGAAATAGCAAATACCTGAGGCGCCAAAGGACTAGCAGATAGCTTCACATTTAACCGCGGAGGTTTACGATCGGAAAACGACCCCTTCTTCGGCTTCGCAGGCTCACAACCCTCAGGTGGGGCCCAAGAGGTCACCACGGGATCCGAATGACCCTTGTTAGTCGGAACAAGGCGATGCTCGGCAGCTACGGCATTATCAAGTTTGATTCGGCCAGACGCATGAAGCTACCGAAGATCCTGAATAGTCAAGTCGCAAGGAGGAGAAGAGAAAGTTCAAAGCCCGGCGCCGTAATAAATCATGATACTCGTGGGCGCCTTCAGTAACTGCTAAGAGCCGCGCAGGGATGGGCAGCCTGAATGAAAAATCCTTCCTTTGATCAGACAAGCGAGTCGCTCCTTTGAAGACGTAACGATTGAATCTAGCAATGACATCCTCGATGTTAGAACTTTCCGGGGGAGGAAACCTGTGAGGAACCCCTTGATCGAACCCCACTTGCCAAGCCGCGCGATCAGGGTTGTAAGATATAGCGATGAACTTACCAGCATAGAAACCAGGAAGATAACCCATTAACACAACCATCACTGAATCAAAATCCGCCTCCGGCAAGAGCTTTGTAGAATCCAACTCCGCGTCAAAAGGTGCAATAAAATCATAATGCGCCAGACCCGGTCAACCGTCTTGGTAAGGGAATGGTTCAAAATCCTTGGCCACGTCCAAGTGTTTACTAAGATCGCCCTTGGGGACTTTCCCTTTCAAGTTCGAAAGATCCATCCGTGGGTAGCCGTAAACAACGAGAAGCTTCTTGACTGAACCATCGTCCTGCTTCACATCTTCTTCCCGGTGAATCGCGAGTTCATTAGGCTCAGGCGCGCACGAGGGAACATGCTCCCAGTACCAAGCCTGCATGCTGGGATGTAGGTCTCGATCTTGTGGGACAAACCTACCGTCTGAAGATCTTGACAGAATAAATCAAGGTGGCGGTACAAACCACCTAAGAACATTGGTGCAAGCGGAAAAGAGACGCCGCGAGACAACAACACAACCATTAGCACGAGCTTACCCTTAATGGTATCCTGGGACTGTATTCAAATATGTCGTGACAAAGCCAGAATAAGATGAAGGCAGCTAGTTCCGCGCGgggattcttctacttgtgtttAGGAGGGAACATATTCCCACCGACCATCTGAGGAGCCCAATATTTCAgccaaagagaaaaagaagcgCGACGATTAACTTTAACGACCCATTCAGGATTAGTTTCTGTTGgatctgacgaaccatgaatcgaCTCATAGGCGCAGATGGAGCTAGATAACAATCGATCGCCAGATGGGAGCTTAGGAGGAGCTTTCTTCTCTTCTACCCACTTAGCCTTCCCCTTCTGAGCGGACGAAGATGCCCCTTTCTTACCTGTGTCAGCGGCTCCCTTGTCCTTGACTTTTCCTGATGGCGCCTGGCTCTTCCGTACCAATTCACGACGGGAATCATCTTTGCACTTCAACAAATAAGTACATAGTTCCTTGTCCTCGTCATTTAGTGCTCGGTAGACGGCTTCCTCATCATATGAATGACTTCCATGAATCGGTAGCCCTGTAAGAGCGAATACATCCTCTAACGATGTGAGAAGGGTATGAACGGGAGGAGCCCAGCGGCAGAAAAGCCGTATTATATCACGAATGCACCTATTTACCTCCCGCTTAAGAGACGAGTTTATATCTTCATCAATACTTGCCTTCCGGGGAGCAGCAGCGTGGTTGAGGTTGGAGCGTATATGAGATGTCCAATGAGGCCACACAGGGGGAGTCTTCGACTTAGAACGGATGTCGATATCATGGAGATCATAATCGCCACGATGGATGGCCATCCGCGCCACAGTGTTGAACGCGAAAACGTCCATAGTCTCTGACTCGGGACGCGTAAGCCATCTGGGATAAGGGGGTAAGGAAGCACGAGCGGATTGAGAAGGCGAGAACTTAGGATATCATCCAGAGGGAAAACGCGCTTACCTCCACGGAGTTCTCTTAACCTCAGCGCGCGCTTTATAGCAGAACCGCTTGTGCACTCAGCAATAGTATACAATTTGCCGTCTGCTGGGGCGGGTAGGACGATCTCATCCTGATCGGAATACTCGGATTCCTTGGAGCCCTCATGCCTAGGTTGTTCAGATTCACTAGACTCCTCGGATGAAGAACTACTGGAAGATCTACTAGACATGGCGAGTGTATGGGTACGTCtggaagaaggaaaaaagaagaaaagttgaagGGATAATGAATTGACAACTCTATATATAAATAGCCCTAAAGATTGGACGTGTCAGTTATGCACGGGGAAAAGCAACCGTCAGAAACTGGAAGGAGAAGCGGTTTTGCACGATGAGGAGTTGAAACGTCGCCCACGATCATAAGTTCAACAAAAGGAGGAGACCCACCATGTTAATGGACTATAAAGGAGGGCGCTCAAAAGGGGGTTCTTTGACTATTGGGTCATTAaacaattgacccaatagtcaggggactaatgttgatacatgaaaaataacaacCCTTAATGGGTTCAGGGTGTTCCCGAAGAAGTGGTTAAACTAGGTAAAAGCATAGGGACTTGGgaactaagcccaagtccaacaaGAAAGTATCCATTAAAAGAGAAGGACAAGGAAGGGATTAGTGAATAAAAAGAAGGTTATCTTAAGGaatggcattagaagtaattaaggaggtGTAGGACACATGCAATGATGACATAAAGGAAGGGGCTTTTTGGAAAGCTTATATAAGAAAGGAAAAGGTACAATGGAAaaacaactctctctcttaccattCTTAACAttgtgaggtcatttggtgtgactaggacgggtagaacctaaacacaaattcacccctcaacaacAGACGTAGCCCTACATCTTCCTCCTCGTGCTCCTTGGTACCCCAGCGCATTCCGAATAACTATCCCATACCCTGCATCAGTATTACTTTAAATCCATGCACCATCCGTGTTTATCTTAGACGAATCGCACAAAGGACTAGTCCACTGTCTAATAGGTAAAGGCAACCTAGTACTTGGAATAATCATAGCCACATTATCATCGACAACAATCCTAGAGGGAGACCAAAACTAGATATAACTCTGAATTTGTATAGACAAACTAATGCTAGTGCTACTTTTATTAGAGAAAACCCCATTACATCTctctttccaaataaaccaaactTTTGTTGCAGCTAGTTCTAAAGACAAGGTAGATGGATCAGCCATAATCCATTCATTATAGTAATCTAAAAAAGAGTCACTACTATGCAATTTGAAATATTAGGCACAGGGGGCAGAGCCCAAACCGATTTGGCAAAAGAACAATCGAAGAAAATATGAGTCAAAGACTCCACAGCAGAACCACAAAAGGGACATGAAGAATCAATCCCCCTCATTATAAATGAAAAGTTTTGCCTTGTCGCAAGAGCATTGTTTAGACATTTCCAAATAGAAAGTTTAATCCTTTGCGAAACATTAAGATTCCAAAGATTCTTCCAGAATTTTTTCCTGCGGACAGTGTTAACATTCGCATTCCTAGGCTCCAACAGTTTGGCATAAAGGCTTTTAACAATAAATATACCATTTTTTTCAAGTTTCCATCTCAGTTTATCTTTATATAAGATCCCCTGATGAGAACAGAGAAGTCTAATATTAAGATTTATTAACCAAATCAACATTCCAACATAAATTCAAATCATCTATCAAATCAGATACTAAGGAAAGTTCAGAATCAAGATTTGGACAAATGTCCCCTATTTTATCCTCTAAGCCAGGGATCCACCAATCATTTCTTGTATCAATCGAACAACCATCACTAACCTCTCAAATAGAGTTCTGTCTAACTAAAGTCAAACCTTTCCTAATACAAGTCCAAATCCAAGAACCCGTCTTGGCCGGCTTTGCATTAAAGGCAGAGCATTTAGGGAAGTATTGGGCCTTAAGATCTTTTGCCCATAAAGAATCAGGTTCATCCAATAGTCTTCAATCCACCTTAGAAAGCCTGGCAAGGTTGGCCTTATCGGTTCTCTAAATCCTAGCCCTCCTCGCGCAATTGGTTTGCAGAGAAAACTATAAGATTTTATATAGACACCTTTAGAATTGGAATCCTTAccccaccaaaaatccctttgaATATCATTCATTTTCTTAGTTAACTTTTTAGGAAATCGAAAACACCCCATTTGAAAAGTAGGGATACTAGATAAAACATGTCTAATCAATACTATCCTACTAGCGTGGGTCAGAATTTTACTCCTCCATCCTTGAATTTTGTTCTCCATTTTCTCAATTAAGGCATTAAAAGTTTTGAGTTTAGATTTATCGATAAAAAGAGGATCTCCCAAATAAGCATCCTTAAtattaatttttttgattttaagcAATCTGCTCATCATTCTTTGATGCCTCGGGTGAACCTTTTTACTAAAAAACAGCCCCGATTTATTGAAGTAAATTAGTTGACCAGAGGCTTTACTAAACTGTTCAATAATGTTTAAAAGGTTACGGCATTCCTCTAAGTCAGCTTTAGCAAAAAGCAAACAATCATCGACGAAAAGAAGGTGAGAAATTGGTTGACTATTCCTAGTCATTTTAATACCATGAACATGTTTTGAGGCTTCATTAGCCAAAATTAATCTCGGAAAAACTTCCatacataaaataaaaagataggGAGATAACGGATCCCCATCTCTAAGGCCCCTAATAGGTTTGAAAAACTGACATGGTTTACCATTCAGTAGCACCGCTATAGAGGTAGTGGAAACACACTGAAAAATCAAGTCACAGCAGTCCTGACTAAAACCAAATTGCAAAAGGGTTTTATTTAAAAATTCTCAACTGACCCTGTCGAAAGCCTTCGACATATCAATTTTAACACCCAACCACCcaacttttcctttctttttcttcattaaaTGAACAATCTCGTGAGCAACAACAATGTTGTCCGAAATTTGCCTCGAAGATAAAAAAGTCGATTGATACAGTGAAATAACCTTATCCAACAAGCTTTTCATTCTATTTGCGAGTAATTTAGATATGATCTTGTATGACGTATTACAGAGACCAATGGGCCTGAACTCACTTGGGTCTTTAGGAGATTTGGTTTTTGGAATCAGGAAAAGATGCGTTTTGTCAAAATATGGAAGTAAAGTTTTTTGGATGAAAATTTTTTGGACATTACAGACAACTTGAGGACCAATAGTCCCCCAATTGTGCTTATAAAAGCTAGCAGGAAACCCATCAGGTCCCGGGAACCTATTGGGTTTCATTTTCTTAATTATTCCAAAAATTTCATCATTATCGGGAATTCTAAGCAAAGCACAATTATCAGCAACTGTGATCATAGGCTCAATATGCACAAGAGAATCAGAACTTAAAGGAACATTAGGAGCAGTAAACAGATTAGCAAAATAATCACCCAACACAACATCACTTTAATTTTTCTCCTTCACAACATGTCCATGAGAATCAGTAATACAATTAAtattattccttttccttctatTAAGAGTGATTCTATGGAAGTACTTCGTATTTTTTTCCCCTAAAGCAATCATGTTATCCCTAGATTGTTGTTTACCAATTTCCTCTTGAGTGTCATACAAATGCTCTATTTGATGCAATTTAGGATTTTTCAAAGATACATTATGAGAAGAACCTACCCTTTTGTCAATATTTTCTACCTCTTTCAAAagcatttttattttctttgttgggTTACCAGAAAATAGCATATTTCCATGTAGACAAATTTTCTCCTAATGCATGCAAATTAGCAGCCAAATCTCTAGCCGGCTCACTCATAGAGTGGTCCCAAGagttattaatcaaatcaatacaAGAAGCATTCTTCAACCAAGTATCATAGAATTTAAAGGGATAAGAAGAATTAGAGAAACCATTATCAAGCAGCAAAACAAATAGAATTATGATCAGATCCTAAAGCTACTTGATTTGTAAGAGACGCATTTGGAAATTGAAGAATCCATTCAAAATTATGAAAAGCCTTATCTAATCTCTCTTGGATATTTTGACCCCCCTCCCTATGATTATTCAAAGTAAATATGTTAGCCTTTGAAACCTAAATCCTCTAAACCAGACCTTTGTATGATTCTAGCATAAGCACTAACATCTCTACTGTTGAAAGGCAAACCACCTAGTTTTTCTGACTGATCAAAGACCACATTAAAATCCCCTAATACCACCCACGACATTTCATTTCTATTGACTCTAGAAGCTATTTTTTTCTAAGAAATTCCAGTCCACATGCTTATCAGACGGATACAGACTACCATAAAAACAGGTCAATAACCATTCTTTCATAGAAAAATTAGATTTGATAATCACATTTATCATATTCAGATTCGAATGCacaatttcaaaattaaaaccaTCCAGCCACTCAATCGCCAATCGACCCTTAGTACCAGCCACTCCCACCGGATCCACAAAATATAAATTAGGGAAACTAGCTAAGAGTCTTCTCATCAAAGATTGTTGAGATTTTGTTTCAGAAATAAACAAGACATTAGGCTTCTCAAAATTTATCAAATGATTCAGATGATTCCTAGTTAATTTACGCCCACAACCTTGGGCATTCCAAGATATAATTTTCATCatgcaaataaaagaaagaaaccgGAGCAATTGAAAAATAGAATTAGCAGACACTGACTTAAGGCATTCAAAACTTTCCGCAAAGCAAAGATAAGAAGCAGAGAATTCTAAGAAAAAGTTAAGAGTCTTAAAATAAATGGGAAGACTAACCTGTACTGCAACTCTTGATAAGGAAGACATTTCAATCACAGTATTAACATAAATTTCGAATCCCTCCCCAaaatcaaccaaattaaccaaagCTCCTTCACCCCTCCTTTCATGAACGTTCACCATTCGAAACAACCAAATTTCTGCACAATAAACTACTCTCGAATTTAAAATTGGCATCTTTGATTCGCCgatttttgatttctttgtactcttgaaatcatcttcagatattaTCAGATCTCAATCCTTCATTCCTCTTTTAGAACCACAGCAAATAAATTTGAGACCGATCGGACCTTTGAATCTTTGAATATCATGATTTTGATGGTGAATCTCTTTTTCTATCTCTTTGCTAGAGATCGAGAAGTTTAGGTCACTACCCTTACCAGACTTTTCATCTCTCCCAATTTCAGAAGGGTCCTTCATAGTTTCTTTCAAAACAATTTCCGAACATGTACAGATGTCTAACTCTAATTTTTCTTTAAACCCAGCCTCCATACCCGGATCCGAATTTACACCAGCCTCCATATCCGGATCCGAATTTACACCAGCTCCAGACCCGCATCCGAATTTTCTCCCTGAAACTTAAGCTTCAGTTGACCTAAACCTAATATCATCACCGATTCCGTAGCTGACATTTGAGGTTTTTGTGGTATTGTATCTTCCACTACACTCCCTGGCTTATCTCTAACCTTCGGAATGAAATATAAACCAAACTTCTGAGAATCCGAGAAAAATGggagaaataaataaataggaATACTTAAACACCCAGAGCCAAACAAAAAATTTCTTAATATCCCATCACGAGATTTAGAAAAACCGGGTTCTTTCATTAAAATTAAACCAGCCTGAAAATAAATACTTCAAATACccttgaaatgaagaagaaaattagTCTGACGGGAAGAACTATAAGCGACGACGATCACCGGAGGTGAAGCTAAGAACTGAATGCTAATACTGATATGAAAGATCCTCCTTACCTTTAAACTACAATACAAAATATACCTAGTAGACAACATCTAAAAGCAAAAcagttaggagaaaaaaaaa
This is a stretch of genomic DNA from Papaver somniferum cultivar HN1 chromosome 1, ASM357369v1, whole genome shotgun sequence. It encodes these proteins:
- the LOC113303124 gene encoding uncharacterized protein LOC113303124 isoform X2 → MEEYLNMPECDWTESSLKKKSRREANQSSAPRPCSSANTVPLQPRPSQRRSASQPPKDMSVNSTLSFVDHLRNLWVSLPIGDGWVTPRLHVSSVHPLRDETVRGRGELPVSPSVVLQSTSPSGSSRSAFGGSSSHVAPTINDPAGSTSGSESSSSSSASRPKIDDTPLGSSIPEDMSKKRKEPTKPDMDGTRRVVPGVDGSSKRTRVDGGSSSVLSEKQTDILVAGVTTNPVVTEDSEDAWFRFPLVVSVAEAGVDPATHTLVHGVWVLTAFAATYIDIVERGGGHMAKEGLLDVPILCYMTRNLLEIAYQLTRVGDDPVDEARLHSWEAAVQSVLNVKFPISWLKEMLVKVRSCNDPRSRLSGQISQLEGKLEKCSEMTSSKRVVLNLLLDDIGLANDEVLRAEAAEAAVRAELEEKRQELEKL
- the LOC113303124 gene encoding uncharacterized protein LOC113303124 isoform X3 produces the protein MSVNSTLSFVDHLRNLWVSLPIGDGWVTPRLHVSSVHPLRDETVRGRGELPVSPSVVLQSTSPSGSSRSAFGGSSSHVAPTINDPAGSTSGSESSSSSSASRPKIDDTPLGSSIPEDMSKKRKEPTKPDMDGTRRVVPGVDGSSKRTRVDGGSSSVLSEKQTDILVAGVTTNPVVTEDSEDAWFRFPLVVSVAEAGVDPATHTLVHGVWVLTAFAATYIDIVERGGGHMAKEGLLDVPILCYMTRNLLEIAYQLTRVGDDPVDEARLHSWEAAVQSVLNVKFPISWLKEMLVKVRSCNDPRSRLSGQISQLEGKLEKCSEMTSSKRVVLNLLLDDIGLANDEVLRAEAAEAAVRAELEEKRQELEKL
- the LOC113303124 gene encoding uncharacterized protein LOC113303124 isoform X1, whose amino-acid sequence is MPILNSRVVYCAEIWLFRMVNVHERRGEGALVNLVDFGEGFEIYVNTVIEMSSLSRVAVQPRPSQRRSASQPPKDMSVNSTLSFVDHLRNLWVSLPIGDGWVTPRLHVSSVHPLRDETVRGRGELPVSPSVVLQSTSPSGSSRSAFGGSSSHVAPTINDPAGSTSGSESSSSSSASRPKIDDTPLGSSIPEDMSKKRKEPTKPDMDGTRRVVPGVDGSSKRTRVDGGSSSVLSEKQTDILVAGVTTNPVVTEDSEDAWFRFPLVVSVAEAGVDPATHTLVHGVWVLTAFAATYIDIVERGGGHMAKEGLLDVPILCYMTRNLLEIAYQLTRVGDDPVDEARLHSWEAAVQSVLNVKFPISWLKEMLVKVRSCNDPRSRLSGQISQLEGKLEKCSEMTSSKRVVLNLLLDDIGLANDEVLRAEAAEAAVRAELEEKRQELEKL